GTGAGCGCGCCGCGCAGGCCTGCGCGGCCTACGGGTTGCGCGAAGGGCCGGTCCATGCCGAGCTGCGGTTGCACGATGGGGACGCATGGATCCTGGAGGTGGCGGCCCGTACCATCGGCGGCCAGTGCGCGCGCCTGCTGCGCTTCGGTACCGGAGTGGGTTTGGAGGAGCTGGTGCTGGCCCAAGCCGTGGGGCGCCCGCTTCCGCATCGTTCGGAGGACGGCGCCGCCGGGGTCATGATGATCCCGATTCCGGAAGCGGGGGTGTTGCGCCGCGTCGAGGGCGTACTGGCGGCCCAGCGGGTGCCGTATATCGATGAAGTCGAGATCAGTGTCCGGGAGGGCTATGAACTGGTGCCGCTGCCGGAAGGGTCCAGTTACCTGGGGTTTCTATTCGCCCATGGACCGGACCCGGCAGCGGTGGAATGCGCGCTACGGCGTGCCCACGGCTGTTTGCGTGTGGTGACTGCACCGCTGTGGAAGATCGGCGCACATTAAGGGATACCGCATCCGGTACCGGACCTACTTTTTGCTGCCGGCGGGTCGGAACCCCTGAGGCACGCCGCCCTGCTCGCCCTCTCCAAACAGAAATCCGCGCATGTGTTGCTCAATGACCGGAATGCTGGCGGGATCCGCGGTGCTGATCCCGTTTTCGTTGATGATCATGGTGAGGCGTTCCAGCCACTTCTTCCATGCGTCTCTGGAGACCTGCTCATAGATCCGCTCTCCCAGCTCTCCGGGATGGGGGGGCGCGTCGAGGCCTTCGGCCTCCCGTTTCAGTACTACGCACTCTACAGTTCTGGTCATGACGACTGCCTCGCGTACGGGCCATGCTGGCGATTGTGGGTCAATTCTACACCCGCATCGACGCGTCGGTCACGCCGACGCGTCAGTGGGCTTCTGGGGCTCCGCTGCGGCGGCCGGGCGGAAATTCTCTGACAATGCTTGGTAGATCGGCGTGGGTTGAACCAACCGGGACGTAAGGTAGCCGATAAATGACGTGGCCATCAGTGGCAGCAGCAGTCCGTGGTTGTTGGTCATTTCCATCACAATGACGAACGCGGTGATCGGGGTTTGCACCACACCGGAAAAATAACCCACCATGCCCAGAATCACGATCGCGGATGCGGGTGCATGAGGGAACCATTCGGCGATGTGTGCGCCGAGGCCGGCACCGGCGGCGAGGGCCGGCGCAAACAGGCCGCCGGGGATCCCGCTGAGATAAGATGCCAAGTTTGCCACCATCTTGAGGTATGGGAACCAAGCGCTCACGGTGCCGGTGCCCAACACCAGTTCGCGGGCGGCATAGTAGCCGCTCCCAAAGGTGCGGTCCCCGGACAGCAGTCCCACCAGCGCAATGATCAGACCGCAGATGCCGGCGAGTAGCAGGGGGTGGTGGAGGTACACCGTGCGCAGGCGGCGGGTTCCCCAGATGATCAGGAAACTGAACAGGCCGCCGAGCAGGCCGCCCGCCACCCCGCAGATCAGCACCGCGAGCCACGCGGAGCTGAAACCAAGTTCGGAGTTGGTGGACCCGAAATAGGTGTAGTTGCCGAGCACGGCGATGGAGGTGATGCCAGCGAGCAGGACGGCGGTGAGCAGCGTGCCACTGGTGCGCTCTTCAAAGGAGCGGCTGAGTTCCTCGATGGCGAAGACGATCCCTGCAATGGGGGTGTTGAAGGCCGCCGCGATGCCGGCGGCACCCCCGGCCAGGATCAGGCCGCGGTCCATGTAATGGTGGGGGAACTTCGCCAAGCGGCCCAGATAGAACATGATCCCCACACCCACATGGACCGTAGGGCCTTCGCGCCCGATGGACGCGCCACTCAACAGGCCGACCACCGTGAGCAGTATCTTGCCGAGCACGATCCGCATGGAGAGCAGACGCTCGCGCATGAACTGTTCGCGCATGTCCAGCGCGGCGATGGCTTGGGGGATTCCACTGCCCTGGGAACCTGGAAAATAACGTTTGGTCAGCCACGCCGTCAGGACGAGCCCGCCGGGGGCGACCAGGAACGGGAGGTAGGGGGAGATCCCCAGCAAGGTCCGGAACAGTTCGTTGGCGTACACGGCGATTTCGGCGAAGAACGCCGCAACCAAGCCTACCATCCCCGCTCCCGCCCAGAACACCACCCGTGCCTTCCACGCGTCGATAGAGACCGTGAAGCGTCCGGATCCCAAAAGCCGTTTCAGCATGGGTTGTAACGATTCCTGTTCGTGGGCGCGCACAGGCGCGCCATGACCGCCGCTGCGGGCAGCCGCGTCGTGAGGCACGCATCGCCAGATTGGGAAGATCCAAGCGCCGCCGGTTTTTCGGGCCCCGACCCGGGGCAGCCCCCCTGGCGCCGATCGGGCCGACGGTTCGTAACCACTGGCAACTAATCAACCGGTGAAGTATGCCAGACCCGGCCGGGTGAGGGGAGGGGCCATGCCCCACTCCTCGCGTTGCCCGCGCCCATCCTACCGCTGCGCCTCGGATTACCCACGATTCATTATATTATAATAATCTTATTTTAAATCAATTACTTGACGTGGCCTAACGGTGGCGCTAGATTTCACCTAATCAATCCTTCGGGTTCGTTTGGAACCCGACATACATTCCGAAACAATAACAATAGCACCACCCCAAGTCTTCGAAGCGGCCCCGGCCGCTTTCTTTGTGTCCGCTGGATTCTGTGCGCCGAGAGCTCTCACCCCTCCCCGTCTGCGATGTAGTCCATTAGTATGGGCGGATGCGCGCGGACGGCGCCCTGGGGTGTTACATCCATGATCAAAGTGGGAATCGTAGGCGGGACCGGCTATACGGGCGTGGAGTTGCTGCGCCTGTTAACGGGCCATCCCCATGCCGAGGTAACCGTAGTCACCTCTCGGAGCGAGGCGGGTCGGGATGTGGCGGATCGGTTTCCGAATTTGCGTGGATATGTCGATCTTGCCTTTACCGACCCGGCGCGGGCCGCGTTGCGGGATTGTGACATGGTGTTCTTCGCCACGCCCCACGGTATCGCCATGGCCATGGCGGGGGCGCTGCTGGAGGCCGGTGTGCGGGTAGTGGACCTATCGGCGGATTTTCGGTTGGCCGATGCCGTGGAATGGCAGCGCTGGTATCACCAAGTCCACACCGCACCGGGACCATTGGCGGAGGCGGTCTACGGCCTCCCGGAGTTGAACCGGAAGCAGTTGTCCGCGGCGCGGCTAGTGGCCAACCCGGGATGTTATCCCACGGCGGTGGTGTTGGGCCTGCTGCCCCTGGTCGAGGCCGGCGTCGTGGAGTTGGATAGCTTGGTGGCGGATGCCAAGTCCGGAGTGAGCGGGGCCGGACGCCAAGCCCAGATCGGGTTGCTGCTGGCGGAGGCCTCCGACAACTTTCGGGCATATTCCGTGTCGGGGCATCGCCACCTGCCGGAAATCCGGCAGTGTCTGGGCGCCGCCGCCGGGGTGCCAGTACCCGTGACCTTTGTCCCACACTTGGTCCCGATGATCCGCGGGATCCATGCCACGTTGTACGCCCGGCTGCGGGATCCCGGTGTGAATGTTCAGGAATTGTTCGAACAGCGTTACCGCGACGAGCAATTCGTGGACGTTCTGCCGGCCGGCAGTCATCCCGAGACCCGCAGCGTGCGCGGCGCCAACACCTGCCGTCTCGCGGTCCATCGTCCTGGCGATGGCGCCACCGTGGTGGTCCTGTCAGTGATCGACAATCTAGTCAAGGGTGCCGCCGGCCAAGCGGTGCAGAACATGAACCTCCTGTTCGGGCTGGACGAGGCTGCGGGCCTGGGCGCGCCCGCCCTGCTTCCCTGACGTGCGATGACCGTCCCGTCCGTGTCGTATCGTCCCGTCGCCGACCCAGAGTGCCGAGCCCCTCCCGGGGCGCGATTGTGAACCGGTCGGTGGAATCATCGCCGTCTTATTCGGGATTCTGAACTCCAATGTCCAAGGTACCCGAACCACTGGTCCTGTCCTTCCGGCCGTCGCGCCGAATCCGGGTGGTGGTGGCAGCGGTGCTGGTGCTGGCCTTAGCGGGGACGGGTTGGGCGCTATTCGACTATGGACGGCTCCGGGCGGGTTTTGACGGTGCTACGGCTCGCCAGGAGCGTGCGCAGTCATTGGAACGCATCTTGCAACTCCAAAAGGACAACGACGTTTTGCGGGAACAACTGGCCATGGCCCAGCGCTCCCGGCAGGTAGACCGGGAGGCCTATGACGAGGTCAAAGGTTCTCTTAAGGGATTGCAGGACCAGGTGCTGGAACTGAAGCAGGACTTGGCGTTCTACCGCACCGTGGTGGGTCCACGGGCGGGGAAGGTGGGACTGCGGATCCAGAGCTTGATGGTCTCCCGGACGGGTGACCCGAGCATCTACCGGTATCAGCTGGTCCTCAGCCAAGTGCTGAAGCGCGACCAGTGGGCACAGGGCGGGGTGACACTGGAAGTGGATGGGCGCCAAGGCGGTACGCCGGGGCGCTTGAGCCTCAAGGATCTGGAGGTGGACCGCAAGGCCCCGACGCTCGTATTCCGGTTCAAATATTTTCAGCGCCTGCAGGGCCGATTGCGGTTGCCCCCGAGGTTTACACCGCGCAGCGTCTTGGTGCGGGTGCGGGTAGAGACTCCCACCCGCGGGGTCATCGAAAAGACCTTTCAGTGGCCGGGTACGGCCGAGGAGCGCAGCGATGTGGGGTATGAACAGCGGCAAGCGTCGGAGCCGGGCCCGGATCGATACCCTGGTGGGCCAGCGGACCGAGGTCCACGGAGACGTGCGGTTTAGCGGTGGGCTTCATGTGGATGGCACCGTCAAGGGCAACGTGGTCGCGGAGTCAGGCAGCGACGCAGTGTTGACCCTCAGCGAAGGGGGTTGCATCGAGGGCGAGGTACGCGTGCCCACCGTAATCCTGGATGGCCGGGTAAACGGCGATGTGCATGCGGCCGACCGTGTCGAATTGGCGGCGCATGCCCGGGTGACCGGGAACGTCTACTACAACCTCATCGAGATGGCGGTAGGCGCGGCGGTGAACGG
The Chromatiales bacterium 21-64-14 genome window above contains:
- a CDS encoding oxidative damage protection protein translates to MTRTVECVVLKREAEGLDAPPHPGELGERIYEQVSRDAWKKWLERLTMIINENGISTADPASIPVIEQHMRGFLFGEGEQGGVPQGFRPAGSKK
- a CDS encoding chloride channel protein, whose translation is MLKRLLGSGRFTVSIDAWKARVVFWAGAGMVGLVAAFFAEIAVYANELFRTLLGISPYLPFLVAPGGLVLTAWLTKRYFPGSQGSGIPQAIAALDMREQFMRERLLSMRIVLGKILLTVVGLLSGASIGREGPTVHVGVGIMFYLGRLAKFPHHYMDRGLILAGGAAGIAAAFNTPIAGIVFAIEELSRSFEERTSGTLLTAVLLAGITSIAVLGNYTYFGSTNSELGFSSAWLAVLICGVAGGLLGGLFSFLIIWGTRRLRTVYLHHPLLLAGICGLIIALVGLLSGDRTFGSGYYAARELVLGTGTVSAWFPYLKMVANLASYLSGIPGGLFAPALAAGAGLGAHIAEWFPHAPASAIVILGMVGYFSGVVQTPITAFVIVMEMTNNHGLLLPLMATSFIGYLTSRLVQPTPIYQALSENFRPAAAAEPQKPTDASA
- a CDS encoding N-acetyl-gamma-glutamyl-phosphate reductase — protein: MIKVGIVGGTGYTGVELLRLLTGHPHAEVTVVTSRSEAGRDVADRFPNLRGYVDLAFTDPARAALRDCDMVFFATPHGIAMAMAGALLEAGVRVVDLSADFRLADAVEWQRWYHQVHTAPGPLAEAVYGLPELNRKQLSAARLVANPGCYPTAVVLGLLPLVEAGVVELDSLVADAKSGVSGAGRQAQIGLLLAEASDNFRAYSVSGHRHLPEIRQCLGAAAGVPVPVTFVPHLVPMIRGIHATLYARLRDPGVNVQELFEQRYRDEQFVDVLPAGSHPETRSVRGANTCRLAVHRPGDGATVVVLSVIDNLVKGAAGQAVQNMNLLFGLDEAAGLGAPALLP
- a CDS encoding cell shape determination protein CcmA, encoding MWGMNSGKRRSRARIDTLVGQRTEVHGDVRFSGGLHVDGTVKGNVVAESGSDAVLTLSEGGCIEGEVRVPTVILDGRVNGDVHAADRVELAAHARVTGNVYYNLIEMAVGAAVNGKLVHRVDGAKPAAVALDKGGGDVDDEPAGPVARANS